One Mucilaginibacter robiniae genomic region harbors:
- a CDS encoding ParA family protein — translation MKTIAILNHKGGTGKTTSALNIGAGLARLKKKTLLVDLDPQTNLTEGLGVRDAKTSIYNSLRDGVDLPIQPINEYLDLVPSSLDLVAAELELVSRIARESILKKLLDKVKKRYEYIIIDCPPALGMLTINALVPSDTVLIPLEAEFYSYRGIDRMVNIISEVRSHYNEDLTIGGVFITKCNPKRTLTEHITESVKQHFGDKLLDTKIRVNVALAEAPVHGQDVFEYAPNSNGAKDYETLVVEIVTKL, via the coding sequence ATGAAAACCATTGCCATATTGAACCACAAAGGGGGAACGGGCAAAACAACCTCGGCTCTCAATATTGGGGCAGGGCTTGCACGTCTAAAGAAAAAAACGCTACTTGTTGACCTTGACCCCCAAACAAACCTTACAGAAGGCTTAGGGGTACGGGATGCAAAAACCTCTATCTATAATAGCTTAAGAGATGGCGTTGATTTACCTATTCAACCGATTAATGAGTATTTAGACCTGGTTCCTTCTTCCCTTGATTTAGTTGCAGCAGAATTAGAACTGGTATCGCGGATTGCTCGGGAAAGCATCTTGAAAAAGCTTTTAGATAAGGTAAAAAAGCGATACGAGTATATTATAATTGACTGTCCACCCGCATTGGGAATGCTCACAATAAACGCACTCGTGCCATCGGATACTGTTTTGATTCCTTTAGAAGCAGAGTTTTACTCCTATCGCGGAATTGACCGTATGGTTAATATCATTTCAGAAGTAAGGTCACACTATAATGAAGACCTTACCATAGGCGGTGTCTTTATTACTAAGTGTAACCCAAAGCGAACTTTAACCGAACATATAACAGAAAGCGTTAAACAGCATTTTGGCGATAAATTATTAGATACAAAAATTCGTGTCAATGTAGCACTTGCAGAAGCACCAGTACACGGCCAAGATGTATTTGAATATGCACCCAACTCAAACGGTGCTAAAGATTATGAAACCTTAGTAGTAGAAATTGTTACCAAACTATAA
- a CDS encoding GNAT family N-acetyltransferase, which translates to MIKAGKADKPLIIDILSNSFEDNQSVNYIVKQDSKRKERIRALMDYSFEICYMFGAVYLTNDRKGCALVLYPDKKKFSLLSTWLDIKLVLNAIGLSRAGKAMSRESAIKKNYPKEHIYYLWFLGVVPSDQDKGIGTQLLKEVIKDSQDQQRPVYLETSTLKNIPWYEKIGFKIYSELDFGYKLFMLKRDREIPIL; encoded by the coding sequence ATGATTAAAGCCGGAAAAGCCGATAAGCCGTTAATAATTGATATTCTTTCTAACTCCTTTGAGGATAACCAAAGCGTAAATTATATAGTAAAGCAGGATAGTAAGAGAAAAGAACGTATCCGGGCATTGATGGATTACTCATTTGAAATCTGCTATATGTTTGGTGCAGTTTACCTTACTAATGATAGAAAAGGTTGTGCCTTGGTATTGTATCCAGATAAAAAGAAATTTTCCTTATTATCTACCTGGTTGGATATTAAGCTTGTTTTGAACGCTATTGGTTTAAGTCGAGCAGGAAAGGCCATGAGCAGGGAGAGTGCTATTAAAAAAAACTATCCTAAAGAGCATATTTACTATTTGTGGTTCCTTGGCGTTGTTCCTTCTGATCAAGATAAAGGGATAGGAACCCAATTGCTAAAGGAGGTTATCAAAGATAGCCAAGATCAACAACGCCCAGTATATTTAGAAACATCCACTTTAAAAAACATCCCTTGGTACGAGAAAATCGGGTTCAAAATTTATAGTGAATTGGATTTTGGCTACAAGCTTTTCATGCTTAAACGGGATAGAGAGATACCTATTCTATGA
- a CDS encoding DUF4411 family protein, with product MIAVIDSSSLLSLVRYYLPFDKNSLLFDCIQEKVKANEIVILDKVYDEIKYLSKGIVTEKLPFLADKKHHTKTMDILPYPKFYNQLENQFCVTVQKKKLKSDAEFEMLRNRFLDSADAKLILYSLSRSKASDGTELAIVTEESAVNNDSKLFKKIPLICDMLNIQTMTLPQLLGSYSEIDLHIK from the coding sequence ATGATTGCAGTAATAGACTCGAGTTCTCTTTTGTCTTTGGTTCGCTATTACTTACCATTTGATAAAAATTCTTTATTGTTTGATTGTATCCAAGAGAAAGTCAAAGCAAATGAGATTGTCATACTTGATAAGGTTTATGATGAAATAAAATATCTATCAAAAGGAATAGTTACCGAAAAGCTGCCGTTTTTAGCAGATAAAAAACATCATACGAAAACGATGGATATTTTACCATATCCTAAGTTCTATAATCAACTTGAAAATCAATTTTGTGTAACGGTTCAGAAAAAAAAGTTGAAATCTGACGCAGAGTTTGAGATGCTTAGAAACAGGTTTTTAGATTCGGCTGATGCAAAGCTTATATTGTACTCATTGAGTAGATCAAAAGCAAGCGATGGAACTGAATTAGCGATAGTAACCGAAGAGTCTGCTGTAAACAATGACAGTAAGTTATTTAAGAAAATACCACTCATTTGTGATATGCTCAATATACAAACGATGACACTACCCCAATTATTAGGTTCGTATAGTGAAATTGACCTACACATAAAGTAA
- a CDS encoding helix-turn-helix domain-containing protein, whose protein sequence is MDISGENLRLRQIRKALGYNQADFAKSLGLTQGGYSDIERGKNGVSGRVKMVLLNVHKVNIRYLENNQGEMFYIETPPDQPEVENTSSNLNASLDTKDTQIELLKAEIRRLNSERDLYIELLQAKDRTIAALERQIKK, encoded by the coding sequence ATGGATATCAGTGGTGAGAACTTAAGGTTAAGACAAATAAGAAAAGCGTTAGGCTATAATCAGGCCGACTTTGCAAAGTCGCTCGGACTTACACAAGGTGGCTACTCTGATATTGAACGTGGCAAAAACGGCGTTTCCGGCAGGGTCAAAATGGTGCTGTTAAACGTTCATAAAGTTAACATCCGATATTTAGAAAATAACCAAGGCGAAATGTTTTACATTGAAACGCCTCCCGATCAACCCGAAGTTGAAAATACATCTTCAAATTTGAACGCATCCTTAGACACCAAGGATACCCAAATAGAACTTTTAAAAGCAGAGATAAGAAGGCTTAATTCAGAACGTGACTTATATATTGAACTGTTACAAGCGAAGGACAGAACCATTGCTGCCCTTGAACGGCAAATAAAAAAATAA
- a CDS encoding ImmA/IrrE family metallo-endopeptidase gives MSVEDLIALISDGLKKPIANEDILSDEINVSYLKRIDKVFNKGLHFYLDPKAPEEAKEASIFFRKENFNSELNLGAKKIVNHFEDFKISLSAIARLADLDTERSIPIFTIKQDPQFVAKQIRNNVYPDFTNDLKEFLKRLISKLAERNVMVFEFVETWNKKEKANIDGFFLKPNVIVIKRNQSSFRREIFTLVHEFGHYLLNEEEVEAVDYSPQSQLSSIERWCNDFAYFFLMGSEAQTIENLDEANAHNDYHHELIKVISEKTNLSRLSLYTRLVFTSKISKANYNRIKAEFDEEHRARERELKLQREAEKLSGVPQRGSTPKPINSPLLISTISTAFHEGVINEYEVCKTLNIKPDELEKYIQ, from the coding sequence ATGTCAGTCGAGGACTTAATTGCCTTAATTAGTGATGGGCTCAAAAAGCCAATAGCCAATGAAGATATACTAAGCGACGAGATTAATGTAAGCTATCTAAAAAGAATTGACAAGGTATTCAACAAAGGACTTCACTTTTACCTTGACCCTAAAGCTCCTGAAGAAGCTAAAGAAGCAAGCATATTTTTTAGAAAAGAAAACTTTAATTCAGAATTGAATTTAGGGGCAAAGAAAATAGTCAATCATTTTGAGGACTTTAAAATCTCATTATCCGCAATAGCGAGGTTGGCCGACCTTGATACAGAGCGAAGTATTCCAATATTTACGATAAAACAAGACCCTCAATTTGTAGCAAAGCAAATTAGAAATAACGTTTATCCTGATTTTACAAACGACTTAAAGGAGTTTCTCAAAAGGCTAATCAGTAAGCTCGCAGAAAGAAACGTTATGGTTTTTGAATTTGTCGAAACGTGGAATAAAAAAGAAAAAGCAAACATTGATGGCTTTTTTTTAAAGCCGAATGTAATAGTCATAAAGCGTAACCAAAGTTCATTTAGAAGGGAAATTTTCACACTTGTACATGAGTTTGGACATTACCTGCTAAACGAGGAAGAAGTTGAAGCTGTAGACTATTCACCTCAAAGCCAATTGTCCTCTATCGAAAGATGGTGTAACGATTTTGCTTACTTTTTCTTGATGGGTAGCGAAGCGCAAACAATTGAAAACCTTGATGAAGCAAACGCCCATAATGATTACCATCATGAGTTAATAAAAGTTATCTCTGAAAAGACAAATCTAAGTAGGCTTTCGCTCTATACAAGACTTGTTTTTACAAGTAAGATTTCAAAGGCTAATTACAATAGGATTAAAGCTGAATTTGACGAAGAACACCGAGCGAGAGAAAGAGAGTTAAAGTTACAAAGAGAAGCAGAGAAGTTAAGCGGTGTACCACAAAGGGGTTCAACACCCAAACCAATTAACTCACCATTATTGATTTCAACTATTTCAACGGCTTTCCATGAAGGAGTAATCAATGAATATGAGGTGTGTAAAACCCTTAATATTAAGCCCGACGAATTAGAAAAGTATATTCAATGA
- a CDS encoding restriction endonuclease — MSDTHSNPELPKHQIYELVVADVLKKFDANATVKHDVKLPSANGKRKRQIDVYIEGKIAGMPLNIIVDCKYYDKKLDVKDVEQFIGMVEDIKPNLGILISPVGFSSGAIDRVKEYGTRISLCSIFNGNHIDYSTPLGIWMYRIERTGLKLKITITNGNQAMKYPLPAPELWMVEDMFGKRMKLLDVAAETIIEDKSLMHDKTGFTFIDTDKYLFVDGVHTIKLAEMKVWFDSVITVGKRYIRYTSGTAIVKEKEVTTLTPLSTDIISVEGDFEPLSLKQTLAFLKSKGKTIN, encoded by the coding sequence ATGAGCGATACACATTCTAATCCTGAATTACCTAAACACCAAATTTATGAACTGGTGGTTGCGGACGTTCTTAAAAAATTTGATGCGAATGCTACAGTCAAGCACGATGTGAAACTACCCAGTGCAAACGGTAAAAGGAAAAGGCAAATCGATGTTTACATTGAAGGTAAAATAGCAGGTATGCCTCTAAATATTATCGTTGATTGTAAATATTATGATAAAAAGCTTGATGTTAAAGATGTTGAGCAATTCATCGGAATGGTAGAAGATATTAAGCCGAACTTAGGTATATTAATAAGCCCTGTCGGTTTTTCATCAGGCGCTATTGATCGGGTAAAAGAATATGGTACAAGAATTAGCTTATGTTCAATATTCAATGGCAACCATATTGACTATTCTACCCCTTTAGGCATTTGGATGTATCGTATTGAGCGAACAGGGTTAAAGTTGAAAATAACTATAACAAATGGTAATCAAGCAATGAAGTACCCTCTGCCAGCTCCTGAACTATGGATGGTTGAAGATATGTTTGGTAAGCGAATGAAATTACTCGACGTTGCAGCCGAAACCATCATAGAAGATAAAAGCTTAATGCATGATAAAACTGGTTTTACTTTCATTGACACTGATAAGTATCTGTTTGTAGACGGTGTCCACACTATTAAGCTGGCGGAAATGAAAGTTTGGTTCGATTCTGTTATCACCGTCGGCAAAAGATATATTAGATATACTTCTGGTACTGCTATTGTTAAAGAAAAAGAGGTTACAACACTTACTCCCTTATCTACTGACATCATATCAGTGGAAGGTGACTTTGAACCGTTATCGTTAAAGCAAACTCTTGCTTTTTTAAAAAGTAAGGGAAAAACGATAAATTAA